DNA from Macrobrachium rosenbergii isolate ZJJX-2024 chromosome 21, ASM4041242v1, whole genome shotgun sequence:
CGTTTATTGGAAGAATATATTAGCATCAATCAGCAGATATCTTCTGGGCCAAATAAGGAGAGGGTAAGCTTGAAAAGATAGGCAGTTGGAGCTTCTCTGAAAAAGAGATTTTTAGAAAGTGTGGGTCGTGGGTTTTATTGTCACTTACTGTAAATGTCTGGAGAAGTATTACGTGGTAAGTGATGCcatgagagaggaaagaaaggtgGCAGGTGTTTTGCAAGAGCTGTGTGATAGAGGGAGGTCAGTGGATGCTGTGCTTTAAAGCGGTGACATCGAGTGAAGAAGTTTCTGAAATGaacaatttgaagaaaattttcatgttaaaatataacaagtataatgctgtgtgaaactgtcagccacggcccatgaaactctcatccgcggcccatgaaactttagccactgcctggtggtggcctgtgttgttggcacctatagcggtgcctgacgcacgatcttggctaactttaagtaaaataaaaactactgaggttagagggttgtaataaggtatgtttgatgattggagggtggatgatcagcataccaatttgcagccctcaagcctcactagtttttaagatctgaggatgaaCAGTAAaggtgctgacggacagacaatacccatctcaatagttttcttttaaagaaaactagaaGGGTTTAAAATACAATTACCTGAAATAGTGAAAAGGAATGATGTGTCAGGACCAAAGATTTCCACTTTATTTCTTCGTTACAACCTTAGAGAGCTTCTTGATTATCATAAtcacatttatcatttatcagcaGAAGAACCCGTTGGTACTCCATTAGACAACAtcatcttcaactttttttttttaatttgaagctCATCTATTCGCCTTTGCAGACAAAAGGCAAGGCTTTGATGAATagattttctcaaaatataaaatatataagtgtaCAGTAAAAACAGCATcggaaataatttcataataagagaaggaaatatgacaccaaaaccaaaaaaattaattcaggaATAATTCAGAACTGACTCATCTGAATATACAGATGTTCGTGACAAAATAAGACGATATCAAATCTTGTGTCAGTGTGGAATTGGAATTTTATTCACAGTTCTCTGCAGAAACTTAGAATCCCATCGCGGGAGACAACACACACTCCTTATCTCTCCCACAAAGTGCAAGGCAGCAACCACAGAATCTCAGCTAGTCATCGTATTTACGACTTGTCCCCATCAAATAAATTTCGCTAGTCTTTATAAGTGTATGGATATTGTAACCCACCCAAGACTATCAAGATGCTTAAGTATAAGAGAAGTTTATGGCCGAGTCTTCTCTAAAGAATTTTCTGTCGGGTACTGTTTCTgactttgtctctctctgtctgtctgtctgtgtgtctacCTTTCTCGGCATATTCGaccctttctgtctgtctgtctgtttctctgtctcgGCATAATCGACTGTGTCTACCTTTCTCGGCATAATCgactctttctgtctgtctgtctgtttctctgtctcgGCATAATCGACTGTGTCTACCTTTCTCGGCATATTCgactctttctgtctgtctgtctgtttctctgtctcgGCATAATCggctctttctgtctgtctgtctgtgtctacCTTTCTCGGCATAATCGACTCTTTCTGTCTGCGTGTCTGTCTGTTCCTCTGTCTCGGCATAATCgactctttctgtctgtctgtgtctacCTTTCTCGGCATATTCGACTCTTTCCCTTtccgtctgtctgtttctctgtctcgGCATCATCGATCTGCCATCAAGATGGGCAAATACCGCGTGACCTCATCATCCTCAAAGCCAGATTCCGTTAATCCACACGACCTTGAAATTTTGTTGAATGTTTATCGTGGCCTTGGGAACAAATCAATGTATTTACTCGCCAACAACAACGTAGTCACGGCTCCTCTCTACTACGTAGGCTAGGGATGAATTTATTCAGGGATTTAAGTGTTTATTATTAAGGTAGAGATGTACAGACTCTATTTGGCTTGTTATCATATTATACagtttgtatgtgtgcatatatatatatatatatatatatatatatatatatatatatatatatacatacatatatgtactgtatacatatatatatatatatatatatatatatatatatatatatatatatatatatatatatatataataaaccattcATTTGTGTCTTAGCTATTATATCTcaatcatttatatatgcatatgcacatatgtatattatatattcatatatatatatgtatttttataatatatatatatatatatatatatatatatatatatatatacacacatacacacacacatatatatatatatatatatatatatatatatatatatatatatatatatatatatattcatatgctaGCTCTTCAAAACTCGGCATTGATGACCATAGTTTCCATAACTCCAGGATATAGGAATCGCTCTTTTTCAGACCTGCTAAAAACAAAGGTTTCGAGCGATGAAACATCATTGGCAGTTGCATCTGAAGAACGAAAGTGAAGCGATATAacgtcttcttttatttttatggccatatttttttatgggaaataaCCAGGAATgtagaaacagaaagagagaacagAAGAATAAGCGATTGTAAAAACTAATTATTTCGTCATGAGAAAACAAGTTTTCACCTGCAATTGCTCTTCACTGGTAATGTTTCTCACCAAAGGAGGCTATGTAGTTATTTACTCCATACAGAAGGAGCACAAACCAacgcatttttaaatatatatataatatatatatatatatatatatatatatatatatatatatatatatatatatatatatactcatacagcCACAAAcccacatttttttaaattatatatatatatatatatatatatatatatatagatatatatatatatatatatatatatatatatatatatatatatatatatatatatatatatatatatatatatatatatatatatatattactcatgcACAAGGCACAAACCacacacattttaaatatatatatatatatatatatatatatatatatatatatatatatatatatttatttatatatatatatgcagtatatatatatatatatttatgtatatatatataaatatatatatatgtatatatatatatatatatatatatatatatatatatatatatatatatatatacagtatatatatatatatataatatatatatatatatatatatatatatatatatatatatatatatatatatatatatatatatatataacctgttaagctacaaacgtcctttaatatccaattcgctctacctcggaaataatgtattatcatatatgttacccgaaggggaattttttaagttgataataagttcgtcgtctcttgggctcgaaccacggaagtcaagaactcaggactacagtgatgcgcattaaaccacacggccatcaagtttgtagcttaatgctggtatatgaataatggtgatgtgataaaattcattcatatatattatatatatatatatatatatatatatatatatatatatatatatatatatatatatatacacacatatatatacatatatatatgtatatatatattttatgtatatatatatatgtatgtatgtatatgtatgtatgtatgtatgtatgtatgtatgtatgtatgtatggtgtgtgggtgtgttcgCATGAATTCTATCTGTTTGTCTTGATGGAGAAAAGCAAGATGGCGGAAAAGATGAAATTCATATGTAATTCCGCGTGCTTTTGAGATCGAATTGATATGTGATTTTGTCGTCCCTTGTGCATAACGGCAAAGGTACCATTAGAATAAAATCATGAAACGGGAAACATAAAGGAACGTAAGGATTTCAAAAGCTGAATGGCTCGGGAGATGAAAAACTGTTTGAAAGGTGTTAGATTCTCTTGACTGCAATGGTGATCTGCCGTGgcatatgtattttaatgtgaTGTATTTCGAGTTCCCTGCTAATCAGTATGCAGCCTGACTCACTTTCCAAGTGTAGAAGTACTGCAATTAGAATACAGTagtaatgctatatatttcgagAAATGTTTTGTTAATGAAGACCATTCTTTCTTCATGTTTCACTAATTAGAGCATACGCTTATTCATAACTTTTGTAAAAAACTGACATACGTAGTTTATATATTACTGCCGTAGGTTAAATAGGCGACAAAATGTAAAGATTTATACCACTGGTCTGACACTAACTTGATCATGAATGACAGTACAAAGGGACACTATTATCAATAGTAGTAGAAGGATgtagaaggatggaaggaaggcactgctaatgattatttattttcattcagcttCTCTTACCAAAGTTTATAAACGTAAGACATTTTTCtctaatgaaatataaagacCAAGGGATATCGCAATTTCCCTCTGCGCAAGAAAATTACAATACGTTACAATTTCACCTTAGACGACTTATCATGCCCAGAAAATTCTAACCCCAACGACTAAaccagacacacagacagacggaCACAAAAGGGGATAAAGGGAAATGGGGGGGATAAAGAATGGAAGTGTATAAAAACTTGGCATTAATTTTGCAGCCTAATCTCCCATTTTTCCCCAACAGTTACTTAATTCCCAGTAACCCCCGACCTCCGATGCACCCTAAGCAACCGGTCCGCGATAGCAAGTTATTTTGAAAACCAgagacttattttcattttccactttttcttgaACGAAAGAAATGATTTTCCCTCCGCATCTCCGACGGGAGTAGATGCTTTGGGGGTGTTTCTGCAAGGACGCTTCGTCCCTCGGCCATATAAAAGGACGAGGAGGCTGATACTCGGACATCAGTTTTTCGTCCTCAGGCGCCAGAGAAAGGTAAGAGCTTCAGACAGGGATCagggatgctgctgctgctgccgagTCCTTGCctgatgtaatctctctctctctctctttctctctctctctctctctctctctctctctctctctctctctctctctctcgtcttaagtTGGCATaacaatgaatattcatttttttttcttcatattatgcCGGGTTGGTTCAAGCAAAAAATACGTCTGCATTCAAGGCCTATCTGTTAGTGTGTCTGCTTCTCAGTATGTTTCTCAAGCAAATGCAAGAATTGAATTTATCATGTTCTCGTATACAGCCCGTTTGATTCATACGTATATAAAGGCTTATTCTTATACTTTTTAGgattattttctagttttcagtatataacattttttttatttcatcgatCCGCCTGTCAAAATCAGATGCTGACTCATGAATGTGCATTAAATCTTCCGTTACACTCGGGTGACAATAATCTTAAATCTACCGGAGATGTTATTCTTTTGTATAACGTAGTCCTAAATGAAAGTTGAGCTGTAATGAAACTACATAGCTGTGAGACATAACGATCccagttgtatttttatttttcaattcatgaAGCATTAATTTTGATCATATTCAGAAATCAAGAAGGGCATATACAGAAAGATTTTTCTTAAAGT
Protein-coding regions in this window:
- the LOC136849404 gene encoding octapeptide-repeat protein T2-like → MPRQRNRQTERERVEYAEKGRHRQTERVDYAETEEQTDTQTERVDYAEKGRHRQTDRKSRLCRDRETDRQTERVEYAEKGRHSRLCRDRETDRQTERVDYAEKGRHSRLCRDRETDRQTERVEYAEKEKLQLPIFSSLPSPYLAQKISAD